The region TCAAATGaaacattttttccccatcccctctcctttCATCCATCACCACCTACATcttttccccatctctccctgtccctccagtTCCAGCAAGTCAGACAGCAGGTGCCCGAAGAGTTCCGAGGCTGGGTCCGCCAGTTCGCCCGCGCCTGGCACACCAAGGGGCCTGAAGCTGCCCGCACCGCCACTGCCGGAAAGCCCCTCCCAGAGGGGGTACCTCAGGACTTCCCCCAGTGGCTGCACGACTTCTTCAGCCGTCACCACCCCGATGCCCCCTCCTCTGGGGAAGGGGACGGAGAGACGGcgatggagggggtggaaggggaacaGCAGGAGGAGGGGCCGGAAGGACTTCCGCCCGTCTACTTCCGGTGGCTGACGCTTTTCCTGCCTCGCTTCCACGCGCGGTTCGGTCGTTTTGAGGCTGCCTTTGCCAACTGGGAGGGAGGTGAGCgggccattgttgttgttattattattattattattattactacagttgttgttgttgttatgatcacTACTGTTTTCGTATGGCCTTGTCTATATCTGTCCTTTCGTCGCCATATCCCACCCAGAAATATAGTTGTTGTACTTAATGGTTTGAAATCAATTGCATTTTCAAATGAACCACTCCCACTTtatctgcaaacaacaacaacaacaacacacacacacaaataaggaaCCTCAAAAGATGTTTTGTCTGAGGTAGTAACACATTACAGCGGTCGTTTTTATTTCAGAAGGAGAATGTCGGAAGAAACGATGTCATAAAGGCAAGCATGGCTGCCACGGGAAACGGAAAGGCAAACACGGAGCAGGGTTCTTTTACTCTGAATCAGAAGACTCCGACGGAGAAGGGGAGGTAAGACTGAATTAAAGGAGCTAATTCTCGGAGAGACTCGGACACCACTTTTACAGAATGACGTTGCAAATAATGTGATATGACACGCGCTTGCGTACATGTGACATCTTTTATTTTACAACTGAGAATGACGTAACATATATACCGACATTAATGTGGCTGTCTTGAAATAGACTCATATCTTGATTTTAGTATATAAATGAATAGTAAAAGGAGTGAGTGAACACGTTTTGCAACATGTTAACTTATGTTAGATAACTGTActgttttccatgtgtgtgtgtgtgtgtgtgtgtgtggtttcaagtGTTGCATTTTAGCCCCATACACCTAAACTGGTGCCACTGAATGGATTAAACCACAGAAACTTTGTAATATGAACTGCCCGTACATTTTAAGTTTACAATTTTCCAAAACGTCAACAAAATTAGGTAAATAaacatttttgtgtttttgtctaaGTTAATGGTTCATTTTAAATCCGATGCTATTCACACGTTGTTCTTCATGTGGCACTTTTCAGTACATACTTTACACTGGTATGGTAATACGAAGCACATTATTACATTCAGTATTTTCTCTGAAAGTTGTTCAGGAAAGAGAGTTATTCATACGATTTCATTCTCAAAGCGAATAAAACGATCCCAAATCTTTGCCATAAAAATCTGTGAAAAAATgaaaattttatttttcctttattttgtttcattggtttggtttgatttaaTTTAAATCACTCCAGTTCGATTCAAATCAAACAGCTTTGATtcagtctgtttttgttgttgtaattctgTATGATTCAGTCTGATTtttacaatacgatatgatatgatataatacaatgtaatatgTTCTGCAGGCCAAGAAAAAGGTTCCGAAAGAATTCCGGAAGTACGCCCGCGTCACCGTCACCCAGCTGCACAAGAAGAAGGAGGGCGACAACTCCGCCAACAAGGAGGAGGCCACCCGTGCCGGGATCTCGGGGCAGGTCCAGGAGTTCGTGGACCAGGTCCTGATGGAATGGCACGCCAAGCTGACCTCCAGGCGACCCCGGGTCGTCGCCATGGAGATGATGGCGGAGGAGAGAACCCTGCCGGAAGGCGTGGAGCAAGCCCACTTCCGGTGGCTGTGTCGCTTCCTGGCGCGCTGGCACCGCCGGCATGCCGGGAAGTGTGACGTCATGTCCAACTGGTCCAGTGGTGggacgtcatcgtcgtcgtcgtcggaggaagagaaggagggcaCGAGCGGGGACGAGCGCGCTCCCCTCGGGCCTGGAGGACCAGGTGAGGTgtagagtcggtgtgtgtgtgtgtgtgtgtgtgtgtgtgtgtgtgtgtgtgtgtgtgtgtgtgtgtgttgcattaaacaacaataacaaaataaacaaaagcaaacaaacaaacaaacaaagaaaaaaaaacccctttctACTCCCATTGCTACACGTATGTCTATCGCCACTCCTTTCTCCTCTTATTGTCAGTATtccctgttctcctcctcctcttcctccttttccacttccatctcctcctcctccacctcctcctcctcctcctcctccactagccCAACTCATTGTGACGTTCTGGTCTCATGCTTCCTATAGGCTTCGGACCCTGGGCCTGGGACAAAAGCAGCTTCCGCgccatgaagaagatgatgaaaggaTACGGCATGATTGGCTGTGGCCCCAGAGGCATGGGGTTCGGCGCCAGAGGCATGGGGTTCGGCGCCAGAGGCATGGGATACGGCGCCAGAGGCATGGGATTCGGCGCCAGAGGCATGGGATACGGCGCCAGAGGCATGGGATACGGCGCTAGGGGCATGGGATTCGGCGCTAGGGGCATGGGATACGGCGCTTGGGGATCTCCTCACGGCATGCCGGGATTCGGCGCCAGGGGATTTCGCCACGGTATGATGGGATGCCCTCCGCACCACCACGCTTGCATGGGAGGGTTCGCATGTTGCggccctccgcctcctcctcccccgtttCCTTTCCGCGGCGGCTTCAGAGGCGGCGCCAGCCGGGGCTGCTGGATGGGAGCCGGCGTGCACGTGCAACAGCAAGATGGCGGCAGTCAGGGGGAGACCAGCGGGGCTCAGGATGATGCCGGTAagtgtggagtgtggagggtCGTCGATCGCCCTTTTttatgtgtatgggtgggtggggtagagagagagagagagagagagagagagagagagagagagagagagagagagagtgtgtgtgtgtgttcacaggtacagacatgcaagcacacgcacacacacatacacccacatctgcacatacacacttcattgcgcatgcacacacacacacacacacacacacacacacacacacacacacacacacacatgatacatatATCAAGTAAACTTAAAAACACATCCATCAGATCTTGTAAACAATGAAAACAGAGCAGTACAGTATCCGCCAGAATGGAACGAATGCGACACAATAATTTGCTTACACCTACGAAAGTACACAAATAATCCCACCACTCAATAATAACTATATTCCACTTCCAACATCGATATAGTAATGAGTAAAACACATATTACTTAATCTCCATTCCTAGAGTAAAAAGCATCTTCCCACAGTACcagcagttccccccccccccaccattctgTGACAGTTTGACAgctgatacattaaaaaaaaaaaaaattttttttattattttattttattttattattatttgtttttttttgcagcgaAACGTGCCTCTGAGAGCCAGAAGAAAATGTAAACCAGCGCGACAGGTCGGAACCAGGTGGAAGTCTGCCTGCTGCTCTGGATATTGGAAGAAGTCATGGACATGCAGGCGACATACCCCAGCCATGCCTGTGACCACCAAAACAACCCTCACCACTACCAGCAAAAAAGGGACAGAATAATTTCAAGTAGGGGAGGCAACTGATGATGCCTGTCCATTCTTCCTGTACAGAAGTTCCTTTTGGAGACGTGTTGAACTGTGGGAAGTTATTTTTTGGGGATGGACATTGCGAAAACTGCAGATGGCTTCTGCTTTGGAGATTATTAGCGTTCCAAAATATGTGGAGTAACCAGTTTtgtgttaattaaaaaaaaaaaaaaaaattgtattgagCACTAGGGTTCTTCGCACAGGTTGCATGTAAAAAcacaatttaattacacatacttaaccgtgacctacTAGTGCAGACCCCACAATTTTGCATGGAATTACAAGGTTTTAAAACTattatatatgtctgtatatatgatTCTATATGTACAAATCCAAACCATGTGCATGTGCTTgtctttgctgattttttttttcattaacctatattctctctctctctctctctctctctgtggttcttgcttttcttgttctATCACTTCTAAATGTACACGTTTTTCACAGTTGTGTCGTGATACTGTCTTAATCTGATCGTGGATGTCCATAGTTTGTACTGGTACTAGGGTGAAAATTTTGTCATGAATTCCGGTGTCGGGCTACACAGCGGAGAAAGTGATTCTTTTTGGCAGAGAATGTTTGTGCCTCTATTTGTTTGCCTTCCCTTTGTATATTTGTCACTTCTATTATATCTTCTTCATTCAGACGTTTTTCCTCTTATGTGTTTTTGATGGAGAAAATATGTATAGATTGGTTTGCAGATTTTGCAGAACTAATAcagtttttttgtctcttttttattTGAACAATTCACCTGCCCAAACATTTTTTGTGTTACTGCGGaaattttgtctttttgttgtttcttttcacaagattccccccccccaaccccaatcatttttggaaaaaaaagaaatatgaatgtACGCACTcattttgtgatatatatatatatatatatatatatatatatatatatatatatatattaaatcggATTGCGTTGTTTTATGTTATTGGTGGTAGAATTGATAATTACATGATCTTGATCTTAATGCTGACTTGTTTTGTAAATGATTAGAGCTTTGCAAATAAAATGATTGAAAATGGACAATATTTGTGagttatcatttattttctttttcgccacctccaaacaaacaaaggaaacgtctcctccccccgctccccccagcccccccgcaaaaaaacaaaaacaaaaccaaacaaaaaaccaaacaaaaacaaacaacaacaacaacaaaacccacacatttCACACCATTCTCTTTAACATAATTATTTAGAAAATCACCAAATCATTATGAAACATTATGAAAATCTGAAAACAGCTGTGAGTTGTGAGTTCATGGACTGTTTTCCACCAGAAATTACACATAATTATTTGCTTTTGCTTACTGTAAAAACACTCGAAGGACCAGTAACTTTTCTACAGGCATAGTctcagtcatgcacacaaaccACACTACAAAGATTATAAACAGACATATcatacatgttctctctctctctctctctctctctctctctctctctctctctctctcagacacggaCTCATACACACcagcacaaacagatacacacacacacacacacacacacaaacagatacacgcacacacgtatgcacgtacgcacgcacacacacacacacacacacgcatacacacacacacacacacacacacacacgcacgcacgcacgcacatacacacacgttcacacacacgcacacacacacacacacacacacacacacacacacacgcacatagacacacacacgctcacacacacacacacgctcacacgtgtgtgcgcgcgcgcgtgtttgtgtgtgtgtgtgtgtgtgtgtgtgtgtgtgtgcgcgtgtgtgtgtacccatgaaAGTTGAATGAGTAGATGATTATTATATGCATTTTTTCCTACACGGATAcccacatacgtacatacatgtgttgtgttgtgttgtgttgtgtgtgtgtgtgtgtgtgtgtgtgtgtgtggtgtgtgtgtgtgtgtgcgtgtgaattcgtgcgtgagtgtgtgtgtgtgagtgtgtgtgtgtgtgtgtgtgtgtgtgtgtgtgtgtggtgcaacgacaacaacaacgacgacaacgacaacaacaacaacgacaacaacaacaacaacaacgacaacaacgacaacaacaacaacgacaacaacaacaacaacgacaacaacgacaacaacaacaacgacaacaacgaaacaacaacaacgacgacgacaacgacaacaacaacaacgacaacaacaacaacgacagcgacaacaacaacaacaacaacgacaacaacaacaacaacgacaacaacgacaacaacaacaacaacgacaacaacaacaacgacaacaacaacaacgacgacaacaacaacaacaacaacaacgacaacaacgacagcaacaacaacaatgacaacaacaacaacgacgacaacaacaacgacaacaacaacgacaacaacgaaacaacaacaacaacgacgacaacgacaacaacaacaacaacaacgacaacgacaacaacaacaacgacaacaacaacaacgacaacaacaacaacgacgacaacaacaacaacaacaacgacaacaacgacagcaacaacaacaacgacaacgacaacgacaacaacaacaacgacaacaacgacaacaacaacaacgacaacaacaacaacgacgacaacaacaacaacaacaacgacaacaacgacagcaacaacaacaatgacaacaacaacaacgacgacaacaacaacgacaacaacaacgacaacaacgaaacaacaacaacaacaacgacaacaaaaacaacaacaacaacaacgacaacaacaacaacgacaacaacaacaacgacaacaacaacaacaacaacgacaacaacgaccacaAGAGGAGAGAACAGACAGTGTGTACGTacggagaggaaagggagaccagagagaaaagggagaccagagaggaaagagagaccagagtggaaagggagaccagagaggaaagggagaccagagaggaaagggagaggaaagggagaccagggaggaaagggagaggaaagggagaccagagaggaaagggagaccagagaggaaagggagaggaaagggagaccagagaggaaagggagaccagagaggaaagggagaccagagaggaaagggagaccagagaggaaagggagaccagagagaaaagggagaccagagaggaaagggagaccagagaggaaagggagaccagagaggaaagggagaccagagaggaaagggagagaaaagggagaccagagaggaaagggagaccagagaggaaagggagaccagagagaaaagggagaccagagaggaaagggagagaaaagggagaccagagaggaaagggaaagaaaagggagaccagagaggaaagggagaccagagaggaaagggagaccagagaggaaagggagaccagagagaaaagggagaccagagaggaaagggagaccagagaggaaagggagaccagagaggaaagggagagaaaagggagaccagagaggaaagggagaccagagaggaaagggagaccagagagaaaagggagaccagagaggaaagggagaccagagagaaaagggagaggaaagggagaccagagaggaaagggagaccagagagaaaagggagaccagagagaaaagggagaccagagaggaaagggagaccagagaggaaagggagaccagagaggaaagggaaagaaaagggagaccagagaggaaagggagaccagagaggaaagggagagaaaagggagaccagagaggaaagggaaagaaaagggagaccagagagaaaagggagaccagagaggaaagggagaccagagaggaaagggagaccagagaggaaagggagagagaaaagggagaccagagagaaaagggagaccagagagaaaagggagaccagagaggaaagggagaccagagagaaaagggagagagaaaagggagaccagagaggaaagggagaccagagaggaaagggagaccagagagaaaagggagaccagagaggaaagggagaccagagagaaaagggagaccagcgaggaaagggagaccagagaggaaagggagaccagagagaaaagggagagaaaagggagaccagagaggaaagggagaccagagagaaaagggagaccagagagaaaagggagaggaaagggagaccagagaggaaagggagaccagagagaaaagggagagaaaagggagaccagagaggaaagggagaccagagaggaaagggagaccagagaggaaagggaaagaaaagggagaccagagaggaaagggagaccagagaggaaagggagaccagagagaaaagggagaccagagagaaaagggagaccagagaggaaagggagaccagACCTAATTAATTACCACTCTCACCCTCAACCCACAGATCTACGCTCTCAACCCCATCACtctgccgtcccccccccccccgccccctaatccgcccgccctcccacacacatcccgAGCTGCTCGACAGGCATAAGAGACAagtatgcttaaaaaaaaaagaaaaaaaagaaaagaaaaaaagaccatgcAATATAATTATAACTCACACTGGCTTCGATGCAGCGTTGTGTGCAGAAACCATTAGTTTTGTCACAGCACTTTCTCACACAGGGTGTGAACAACAACGAGTCACACCCTGGTCTTTCctcttttttgtattgtgttgtttatttgtttgtttagttctttGAAGTCTTAACACAAGAAAGTaatgctgtttctttttctgagGGTAGGATGTAGAAAAAGCTGTACAAGCAGACCCTAAAAAAAAGATCACTGACTTGACTTGCTCGATAGAAAAGTGAATATTTTtgtctatactctctctctctgtgtgtctgtctcacgttTTTGATGTAATTGACcaccctataaaaaaaaaaaaaaaaaaaaaaaaaagttaagaaaatATTAATTTTTACACGGCTTCCACCATCGTTTgctgcagacagaaaacacaccgAAAAAGCAGAAGGATCACATCCTGCATTATCAGTCATTGAGTGTTGTGTTCTGCTCTGGTGTTCTGTTTTAGATCGTGTTCTTTTTGACATACTGACGAATGAATTATCCCTGTTTCTAAAAGCGGCATGGGGGAGATGCTTGCAAATCACGTTACCACCAAACATATTCATGACTGTAAGTTGGATAATGTGCCTTCATGTTAACAacagtgttgttgtcagtgaaaaaCGCCGTAGCATAGTCAGGCGTTGGacatgtgatccagtgttcacgtGATCAGTATTTGAAGCCGCGtatcagcatggtgttgtgtccttggataaggtatgtgagtgtatgcatgcctacactgtgggagcaacaggatattggaacgtatatatatatatatatatatatatatatatatatatatatatatatatatatatatatatatctatctttgtatatatgtgtgtggggttgggggtgggagatatgggcatatgtatgtgtgcttgtacaaataagtgttcatctgtgtgtgtgtgtgtgtgtgtgtgtgtgtgtgccgtggaagctgcgatacgtagactagaaatgagtgtgtggaggaggtgcagggtaatgtgtgtggtgtgtgtgtgtgggtgttggagctcatgtacgtttatatgtatttaactgtgctttcatatctgtgaaactgcatgtttggtgcatatctggtatgcatgtgtgggtgtatatgtgaatgtgtgtcttcatgttttacatctatttgcttatttatcatcattgttatcttatttatttatttattattgttattattattttattattattattattattactactactacgttttttttataattattatttatttatttgtgtaagcttatctattatttattcaccttttttttcttttttcccccctcaaggcctgactaagcgcgttgggttacgctgctggtcaggcatctgcttggcagatgtggtgtagcgtatatggatttgtccgaacgcagtgacgcctccttgagctactgaaactgaaactgaaaccttggaTAAGGCGCTTTGCTCCggttctcctcactccacccaggtgtggatggatacctgtatatgatagtcagtcgtgtccgtctatgaccagaacagcagaggaggtaactgctgtcctgactatctgggctagaattagattatggtggagaatgtcttgcccaagttacatccccactctctcgaccaagagggttttacaacagcaggcgttgggatggttcccaaaggccaactagcgcccaaggctgcagcactaagacccagtgctatcttgcctcctagtctgagagtcgtagtccttcacaaaagactaagctgtaaatgacttctcattGTAATGGAGTAACCATaaatcatacagctctcgctttgctgttgtaATGGGTACCTACTGTGCCCTAAAGACAGTGGATCTGAAATCACTGCTCCTATGGCGGCCTCTATCCATTGGCAGTTGTACAGTTGAAGGCAGCAGCATTACCCCCGGAGTAATGCTGAGATCGATAGCAGGACTTGGAGGACTGGAACCATCATGGGACGTCCGGCAATCGTCTGGTAGAATGACGGTCTGACAGACAACGCTGAGCTGAAGGTGTACCTGGCAGGTGTGTTTAGCATCTCCTTTACGGGCAGTGAGTGAACAGTCCACTCCAGACATCAGAAGCTGCTGAATTCCTTCCATCCGCATTGCCTTAATCTcacaaaagaagaatgaatgaatgaacagcgaaattgtggggagggtgggggcggagacagagtgggggtggtgtAGGTGACCCTGCctgcacactgtaacaccagCTTTATGGGCAGGTCAGGGATCTGCTTTTCGTGCATGTGTGGGGTTGCGTTTTTGAATCTGTCCGCATGTTCCTCCTGGAAACTGTAACTGAGACTGAAGCCTGAAAATAAAACATTACGCGCTAGAAAGCTtgacagcccccacaccccctccatccctctcatctccctacaccatgccacacaaactcacacatgctTTCTGACTGCTTTCCCGCCGGCTTTGAGAAGATAGAATGGGTTTTTGAATTATTTGAACCTGACCTAACCGTCACTGAATTTTCAAAAGTTAGATTTCGTCTAACATTGACTAGTCGAGTTGCAGCTGGTCTTGCTGATTTGAATAATCATTTGTCATGACGCTTTTTTATGTTCCGCGTTCTTCAAGCCAAAGGTTTGCCGTAAAAACCGAACCATGACCTTCTACGAAATCCGGTTCCGGGTTTAACTACACGATCATAAATCTGCCTACTTACGTGTCCGAGCTGAGCCAATCAGAGCCACGTGTAATGTCTCTAAACGGATCCTGTCCCAAAATGAAAATGGTATAAATTAGATTTTACCGCAGTGCTGTTGTGGCGTGAGTGTATCTCGGTAATCATCCGGACGTTCTTGGTCAACCTGCTTGTCAACTGACGGACAAGGCAGCGCTGTAGGACTGTGATGACGATCCGGGGATTTGTCAGTGCCACCCTGTTTCTGTAGTCTGCACCCTTTTGACGACATAACCTGCATCTGTCTGACGTGCGCAGGACGTGAAGAAAACGATGGAGCCTAGGTGATGTACCTGcagtatggaaacaatcaatcgtTCCAATTCTGAAGGAACGATAAGAAAAGCAACAGAGCATCTGTTGACCGAAAAAGAAATCTCaagattattttgttttgctttggaaaATGAGATAATACTAAATAACTTGATaggcttacaaaaacaaaaatcagcagTCGATCATTCAGTTGAATTTATACCTACGACTAGAAAAAACCGCACATCAAATTGCAAGAAGAAAAATGTTTTTGTTAACATTTTTGACAGGcttacagttttatttgtatttgctaCACGTAATCATCTTATTGTTTAccgtactccccccccctctgtgtgtgtggtgtattcagTCTGATCCACACTGATAACGATTTACAATGTTACGGCACGACACTGTCCAGACACGCAGCTGTTCAGTTTTGTTAAGACAAACGCACACTGTCATTATCAGGTAGTGTGAGCTGATCCAGTTAAT is a window of Babylonia areolata isolate BAREFJ2019XMU chromosome 22, ASM4173473v1, whole genome shotgun sequence DNA encoding:
- the LOC143296981 gene encoding uncharacterized protein LOC143296981 isoform X1 encodes the protein MSALQVKAVLLKEGVEEGLTEVRRFRMEGGGSGGQRLQRLLSHVHAVFQVDSASQQCNLYWKDNDGDLVKFSSEEEFSDALSAMSDSTFRVYITLSEGDTGAEMQPEDLEEEEEQAYEGHGPCDGMPPFVHFTDPADVPRVGCPGMDCPRMMGKKGMKAAFKMAKAMNKARNKEFQQVRQQVPEEFRGWVRQFARAWHTKGPEAARTATAGKPLPEGVPQDFPQWLHDFFSRHHPDAPSSGEGDGETAMEGVEGEQQEEGPEGLPPVYFRWLTLFLPRFHARFGRFEAAFANWEGEGECRKKRCHKGKHGCHGKRKGKHGAGFFYSESEDSDGEGEAKKKVPKEFRKYARVTVTQLHKKKEGDNSANKEEATRAGISGQVQEFVDQVLMEWHAKLTSRRPRVVAMEMMAEERTLPEGVEQAHFRWLCRFLARWHRRHAGKCDVMSNWSSGGTSSSSSSEEEKEGTSGDERAPLGPGGPGFGPWAWDKSSFRAMKKMMKGYGMIGCGPRGMGFGARGMGFGARGMGYGARGMGFGARGMGYGARGMGYGARGMGFGARGMGYGAWGSPHGMPGFGARGFRHGMMGCPPHHHACMGGFACCGPPPPPPPFPFRGGFRGGASRGCWMGAGVHVQQQDGGSQGETSGAQDDAAKRASESQKKM
- the LOC143296981 gene encoding uncharacterized protein LOC143296981 isoform X2; the protein is MSALQVKAVLLKEGVEEGLTEVRRFRMEGGGSGGQRLQRLLSHVHAVFQVDSASQQCNLYWKDNDGDLVKFSSEEEFSDALSAMSDSTFRVYITLSEGDTGAEMQPEDLEEEEEQAYEGHGPCDGMPPFVHFTDPADVPRVGCPGMDCPRMMGKKGMKAAFKMAKAMNKARNKEFQQVRQQVPEEFRGWVRQFARAWHTKGPEAARTATAGKPLPEGVPQDFPQWLHDFFSRHHPDAPSSGEGDGETAMEGVEGEQQEEGPEGLPPVYFRWLTLFLPRFHARFGRFEAAFANWEGEGECRKKRCHKGKHGCHGKRKGKHGAGFFYSESEDSDGEGEAKKKVPKEFRKYARVTVTQLHKKKEGDNSANKEEATRAGISGQVQEFVDQVLMEWHAKLTSRRPRVVAMEMMAEERTLPEGVEQAHFRWLCRFLARWHRRHAGKCDVMSNWSSGGTSSSSSSEEEKEGTSGDERAPLGPGGPGFGPWAWDKSSFRAMKKMMKGYGMIGCGPRGMGFGARGMGFGARGMGYGARGMGYGARGMGFGARGMGYGAWGSPHGMPGFGARGFRHGMMGCPPHHHACMGGFACCGPPPPPPPFPFRGGFRGGASRGCWMGAGVHVQQQDGGSQGETSGAQDDAAKRASESQKKM